A window from Planococcus maritimus encodes these proteins:
- the flgB gene encoding flagellar basal body rod protein FlgB — translation MNLFPSSIQKMEQALSTSTLKQRVHADNIANVDTANYKSKQVNFQQVMEQASASRMQSYRTNAQHMEFQSGRGASPVTVNHNTTMTPNGNNVDMDFEMAELAKNQLWYNAVTERINGKFSSLSSVINGGR, via the coding sequence ATGAATTTATTTCCATCAAGCATTCAAAAAATGGAGCAGGCTTTGTCGACATCGACATTGAAACAGCGTGTCCATGCCGATAATATCGCCAATGTCGATACGGCCAATTACAAAAGCAAGCAAGTGAACTTTCAGCAAGTGATGGAACAGGCAAGCGCTTCGCGTATGCAAAGTTACCGAACGAATGCGCAACACATGGAGTTTCAAAGTGGGCGGGGAGCTTCGCCGGTGACGGTCAATCACAATACGACAATGACGCCAAATGGCAATAACGTAGATATGGATTTTGAAATGGCGGAACTGGCGAAAAACCAATTATGGTACAACGCCGTTACCGAGCGGATCAATGGCAAATTCAGTAGCCTGAGTTCGGTCATCAACGGAGGGAGATAA
- the flgC gene encoding flagellar basal body rod protein FlgC — translation MSLFNGLNISATGLTANRLRMDVVSSNIANANTNRAELVDGEWVPYRRKTVELSTADASPFAKHLSSAMGQTAAGGGVKASAIREDQTPFPVTYNPDHPDADAEGYVRTSNVDPIQEMVDLMSATRSYEANVTAMNASKSMFMKALEIGK, via the coding sequence ATGTCTTTATTTAACGGTCTGAATATTAGCGCAACGGGGCTTACGGCTAACCGCTTGCGAATGGATGTCGTCTCTTCAAATATCGCAAATGCCAATACGAACCGTGCCGAGTTAGTGGACGGGGAATGGGTGCCTTATCGCCGCAAAACAGTTGAGTTGTCGACGGCTGATGCTTCGCCTTTTGCCAAACATTTGAGTTCTGCCATGGGGCAAACCGCTGCTGGTGGCGGGGTTAAAGCGAGCGCGATTCGTGAAGACCAGACACCTTTTCCAGTGACTTATAATCCGGATCACCCGGATGCGGATGCTGAAGGGTATGTCCGGACATCGAACGTCGATCCCATTCAAGAAATGGTCGATTTGATGTCTGCCACCCGTTCGTATGAAGCGAACGTGACGGCGATGAACGCGTCGAAAAGCATGTTCATGAAAGCACTCGAAATCGGGAAATAA
- the fliE gene encoding flagellar hook-basal body complex protein FliE, producing the protein MEKIGQLQTPFLQNQFMEKLQPEPQATGFGDVFKNALKEVSNAQNVSDKKTDQLLTGEVQDVHEVMIASQKASLSLQMTMQVRNKVVEAYQEVMRMQV; encoded by the coding sequence ATGGAGAAAATTGGACAGCTGCAGACGCCGTTTCTGCAAAATCAATTCATGGAAAAATTACAGCCAGAACCGCAAGCGACAGGCTTCGGCGATGTCTTTAAAAATGCATTAAAAGAAGTGAGCAATGCGCAAAATGTATCCGATAAAAAGACCGACCAATTGCTGACGGGCGAAGTACAAGATGTCCACGAAGTGATGATCGCTTCGCAAAAAGCAAGTTTATCCCTGCAGATGACGATGCAAGTGCGCAATAAAGTGGTAGAAGCGTATCAAGAAGTCATGAGAATGCAAGTATGA
- the fliF gene encoding flagellar basal-body MS-ring/collar protein FliF, whose translation MKEKFETYKTKTKDSWGSLSKATKWLMAASFFITLLALGLFVFFNSQSNMSPLYANLDPAEAGEIKAAIESQGIPVEVSTDGSTISVPDEQVAGLKVSLAAEGLPKNGNVTYGIFSENMGLGMTDRHFDVVERDAMQNELAYLVKQIAGVTDANVMITLPKENVWLTDEEQVSTASIVVKGDGTLNLDQKQINGLYHLVSKSVPNLPMEQIVIMDQNGQVFELQDTGAPDTNLTMYQQNREIQQGIEQDIQRELQQMLGLLLGQDKVVVSVMANIDFTKEKREEQLVEPVDLETGEGIDISVERIVETYASEGQALADDAGTGETDIANYPSADGSGTSESERTEERINREVNRISRQIEMSPYVIDDITINVGVEPPVPDNPATLTEQNMTDIRTLLANTVSASLSMNEFQPTPAELDDRISIFATEFQGRPEMAEEEPVVTLWTGIPLLWYVAAGVGILLLTGIILFVVKRRKKQQAELEAELEMDYFERAAAKMQPAASTQEGEVDLSEFNNRTNPKRKTIEKLAKGRPDDFTNLLRSWMADD comes from the coding sequence ATGAAAGAAAAGTTCGAAACTTATAAAACCAAAACAAAAGACTCCTGGGGCAGTTTATCGAAAGCGACCAAATGGCTAATGGCCGCGTCCTTTTTCATCACTTTACTTGCTCTAGGGCTTTTTGTTTTCTTCAATAGCCAATCGAATATGTCGCCGCTTTATGCCAATTTGGATCCGGCAGAAGCGGGCGAAATCAAAGCGGCCATCGAGAGCCAAGGCATACCGGTCGAAGTATCGACAGACGGGTCGACGATTTCTGTTCCAGACGAACAAGTGGCTGGGTTGAAAGTCAGCTTAGCGGCTGAAGGCTTGCCGAAAAATGGCAATGTCACGTACGGCATCTTCAGTGAAAACATGGGCCTCGGGATGACTGACCGCCATTTTGATGTCGTCGAACGCGATGCCATGCAAAATGAATTAGCGTATTTGGTCAAGCAAATTGCCGGTGTGACAGATGCCAATGTCATGATTACCTTGCCAAAAGAAAACGTCTGGTTGACCGATGAAGAGCAAGTGTCGACGGCGTCGATTGTCGTCAAAGGCGACGGCACGTTAAATCTAGACCAGAAGCAAATTAATGGCTTGTACCATTTGGTCAGCAAATCGGTGCCGAATTTGCCGATGGAGCAAATCGTCATCATGGACCAAAATGGCCAAGTGTTTGAATTGCAGGATACAGGAGCACCGGATACCAATTTAACGATGTATCAGCAAAATCGTGAAATCCAACAAGGCATCGAACAAGATATTCAGCGTGAATTGCAGCAAATGCTTGGGCTATTGCTCGGGCAAGACAAAGTCGTCGTGTCCGTTATGGCGAATATTGACTTCACGAAAGAAAAACGCGAAGAGCAATTGGTGGAACCGGTCGATCTCGAAACCGGCGAAGGCATCGACATCAGTGTCGAACGAATCGTCGAAACGTATGCAAGCGAAGGCCAAGCCTTAGCAGACGATGCTGGTACCGGCGAGACGGATATTGCCAACTACCCATCAGCAGATGGCAGCGGCACAAGTGAATCTGAACGTACTGAAGAGCGCATCAACCGCGAAGTCAATCGGATCAGTCGACAGATCGAAATGAGTCCTTATGTCATTGACGACATTACGATCAATGTCGGCGTCGAACCGCCAGTGCCGGATAATCCGGCAACATTAACCGAACAGAATATGACGGATATCCGTACCTTATTAGCAAACACTGTGAGCGCCTCGCTCAGCATGAACGAATTCCAGCCGACTCCAGCAGAACTCGATGACCGGATTTCGATCTTTGCGACGGAATTCCAAGGACGTCCCGAAATGGCTGAAGAAGAGCCGGTCGTGACCCTTTGGACAGGCATCCCGCTTCTATGGTATGTGGCAGCAGGTGTTGGCATCCTATTGTTGACGGGCATTATCTTGTTCGTCGTGAAAAGACGCAAAAAGCAACAAGCAGAATTGGAAGCCGAACTGGAAATGGATTATTTCGAGCGAGCGGCAGCAAAAATGCAACCAGCAGCAAGCACGCAAGAAGGCGAAGTGGATTTGTCCGAGTTTAATAATCGAACGAATCCGAAACGCAAAACGATCGAGAAGCTTGCCAAGGGACGCCCGGACGACTTTACGAATTTACTGCGCTCGTGGATGGCGGATGATTAG
- the fliG gene encoding flagellar motor switch protein FliG, which yields MVERIKELTGIQKVAVLLVGMGPDVSVEVFKRLSEKEIDQLTMEISNVRQLKNSQSERVINEFYEMVLAQDYMNEGGLSYAREVLEKALGKEKAIDTIGRLSNRLQVKPFNFARRLDPARIVTVLQSEQPQTIALVLSYLDPKQSSAILSQLPVEQRAEVAKRIALMESTSPDVIQQVEQVLERKLSSVNGAQDYAATGGVEAIVRVLNQVDRSTEKAILSELETGSPDLVAEIKKLMFVFEDIVKLDVRSIQRVIREVSDLDLSFALKAASDEVKESIFRNMSTRRSEMIREEIDVMGPVKLKDVENAQTEIVALIRKLEEEGEITVSREEGDELIV from the coding sequence ATGGTAGAACGGATAAAAGAATTGACGGGCATCCAAAAAGTGGCCGTATTGCTTGTGGGCATGGGGCCGGATGTGTCAGTCGAAGTGTTCAAGCGCCTGTCTGAAAAGGAAATCGATCAATTGACGATGGAAATTTCCAATGTGCGCCAATTGAAAAATAGCCAATCGGAACGAGTCATCAACGAATTTTATGAAATGGTGCTGGCCCAGGATTATATGAACGAAGGCGGGCTCAGCTATGCGCGGGAAGTGCTTGAAAAAGCGCTCGGCAAAGAAAAGGCCATCGATACAATCGGCCGGCTGTCGAATCGTCTTCAAGTCAAGCCGTTCAATTTTGCAAGGCGCCTCGACCCAGCGCGTATTGTGACGGTGCTGCAAAGCGAGCAACCCCAGACAATCGCGCTGGTGTTGTCGTATTTGGATCCGAAGCAATCTTCTGCAATCCTGTCGCAGCTGCCTGTCGAGCAGCGGGCGGAAGTGGCGAAGCGCATCGCTTTGATGGAAAGCACATCACCTGATGTCATCCAGCAAGTCGAGCAAGTTTTGGAACGCAAACTGTCGTCTGTTAACGGTGCCCAAGATTATGCGGCAACCGGCGGCGTGGAAGCGATTGTCCGTGTGCTTAACCAAGTGGACCGAAGCACCGAAAAAGCCATCTTGTCCGAACTCGAAACCGGCAGCCCGGACCTTGTCGCTGAAATCAAGAAGCTTATGTTTGTTTTCGAAGACATCGTCAAATTGGACGTCCGTTCGATTCAACGGGTCATTCGCGAAGTGAGCGACTTGGACTTGAGTTTTGCGTTAAAAGCGGCCAGTGATGAAGTAAAAGAAAGCATTTTCCGAAATATGTCGACAAGGCGTTCGGAAATGATCCGTGAAGAAATCGACGTCATGGGGCCTGTCAAATTGAAAGACGTAGAAAATGCCCAGACTGAAATCGTGGCCTTGATCCGCAAACTGGAAGAAGAAGGGGAAATCACCGTCTCACGTGAAGAAGGAGATGAACTGATTGTCTAA
- a CDS encoding FliH/SctL family protein → MSNIIRSTEQSGTKIIQLRKVETRRQFTSQADGDIEQYGGRLKDEVATLEQQLDTLRQQLADEQQQAHEEMAAWREEQQQQAAAEAQQQAQAAATEGFQEGFAQGLAQAEADFREQRELMEGLIAGAYEEQKRIIREAEPFLLSLSTEIARKIIRNELKQDDAQLLSIIQHALRQADDSEEVAIHVALEDYPAVLPFEDELKSYIRAGAELKLMPVANQAPAGCTIHTKSGSYDATLDSQLSEIKKQLLLYCEEKANDEAGR, encoded by the coding sequence TTGTCTAACATCATCCGCAGCACGGAACAAAGCGGCACGAAAATCATCCAATTGCGCAAAGTGGAGACGCGCAGGCAATTCACGAGCCAAGCGGATGGAGACATCGAGCAATACGGTGGGCGTTTAAAGGATGAAGTTGCGACGCTTGAACAGCAGCTCGACACTTTACGGCAGCAATTGGCCGACGAGCAACAGCAAGCGCATGAGGAAATGGCCGCTTGGCGAGAAGAACAGCAGCAACAAGCGGCGGCAGAAGCCCAGCAACAAGCACAAGCCGCAGCAACAGAAGGGTTTCAAGAAGGCTTCGCACAAGGACTCGCACAAGCCGAAGCGGATTTTCGCGAACAGCGCGAATTGATGGAAGGCTTGATCGCAGGAGCGTACGAAGAGCAAAAACGCATCATCCGTGAAGCGGAGCCGTTCTTGCTGTCGCTTAGCACAGAAATTGCACGCAAAATTATCCGCAATGAACTCAAGCAAGACGATGCCCAGCTATTGTCGATCATCCAACACGCCCTCCGGCAAGCGGATGATTCAGAAGAAGTCGCAATCCATGTGGCGCTTGAAGATTATCCGGCGGTCCTGCCTTTTGAAGATGAGCTGAAAAGCTATATCCGGGCAGGCGCCGAGCTGAAATTGATGCCGGTGGCGAACCAAGCGCCCGCCGGCTGTACGATCCATACGAAAAGTGGCTCGTACGATGCGACTTTGGACAGCCAATTGAGCGAAATCAAAAAACAATTGCTTCTTTATTGTGAGGAGAAGGCCAATGACGAAGCTGGAAGATAG
- the fliI gene encoding flagellar protein export ATPase FliI, producing the protein MTKLEDSEYLTLLEEIEPVKKHGKVVQVIGLTIEAQGPNAKLGELCLLYPSRFDPPIEAEVVGFKENKIMLMPLSDLAQVGPGCLVVATGVPLQIRVGPAILGKILDGTGKPLDDNKLPKGLKKYSTTNTPPNPLKRPRIDKPLEVGVRAIDGLLTVGQGQRIGVFAGSGVGKSTLMGMIARNTEADVNVIALIGERGREVRDFIERDLGPEGLKNSVVVAATSDQTPMQRIKGALTATAIAEYFRDQGKNVMLMMDSVTRFAMAQREVGLAVGEPPTSKGYTPSVFALLPRLLERSGTSAKGSITAFYTVLVDGDDMNEPIADAVRGILDGHIVLDRKLAQKGQFPAINIMASVSRIMNEVTTRDHQQAATELKRLLAAHDSAEDLINIGAYKSGANKEIDEAIRAYPLIRDYLQQDIYEKAELTESVDRLARQFGGAET; encoded by the coding sequence ATGACGAAGCTGGAAGATAGCGAATACTTAACGCTTCTAGAAGAAATCGAACCGGTGAAAAAACACGGCAAAGTCGTCCAAGTCATCGGCTTAACCATTGAAGCGCAAGGGCCGAACGCCAAGCTTGGCGAATTGTGCTTATTGTATCCGAGCCGTTTCGACCCGCCGATCGAGGCGGAAGTGGTCGGCTTTAAGGAAAACAAAATCATGCTCATGCCGCTGAGTGACCTCGCGCAAGTGGGGCCGGGTTGCCTCGTCGTCGCAACGGGCGTGCCTTTGCAAATTCGTGTCGGCCCAGCCATCCTCGGAAAAATCCTGGACGGCACGGGCAAACCGCTCGATGACAATAAATTGCCAAAAGGCTTGAAGAAATATTCCACCACCAATACGCCGCCAAATCCGCTCAAGCGGCCGCGCATCGACAAGCCACTAGAAGTCGGCGTGCGCGCGATTGATGGATTGTTAACGGTTGGCCAAGGCCAGCGCATCGGTGTATTTGCCGGAAGCGGGGTCGGCAAAAGTACGCTCATGGGCATGATCGCCCGCAACACCGAAGCCGACGTCAACGTCATCGCCTTGATCGGCGAGCGGGGCCGGGAAGTGCGAGATTTCATCGAACGCGATCTCGGGCCAGAAGGGTTGAAAAACTCGGTCGTCGTCGCCGCAACTTCCGATCAGACACCGATGCAGCGCATTAAAGGAGCTTTAACCGCGACGGCGATTGCAGAGTATTTCCGCGACCAAGGCAAAAACGTCATGCTCATGATGGATTCGGTCACGCGTTTTGCCATGGCGCAACGCGAAGTCGGACTTGCAGTCGGAGAACCGCCGACTAGTAAAGGCTATACGCCAAGCGTTTTTGCCTTGCTGCCGCGCTTGCTCGAACGTTCCGGAACATCAGCAAAGGGATCGATTACCGCCTTCTACACAGTGCTTGTCGACGGCGACGATATGAACGAACCAATCGCCGATGCAGTGCGCGGGATTTTGGACGGCCATATCGTCCTGGACCGCAAATTGGCACAAAAAGGTCAATTTCCGGCGATCAATATCATGGCCAGCGTCAGCCGAATCATGAATGAAGTGACGACGCGCGACCACCAGCAGGCAGCGACCGAACTCAAGCGCCTGCTCGCAGCGCATGATTCCGCAGAAGACTTGATCAATATCGGGGCCTATAAAAGCGGGGCCAATAAGGAAATTGACGAAGCGATTCGCGCGTATCCGTTGATCCGGGACTATTTACAGCAAGATATTTACGAGAAGGCCGAATTGACGGAAAGCGTCGACCGGCTCGCACGACAATTTGGAGGTGCTGAAACGTGA
- the fliJ gene encoding flagellar export protein FliJ — protein MTRFNFRFQKILELKENETQLAQVEMAEALKKEQAVREQSEALQTKIMEAEEMKKAKEQKGIPISELRMLEGYIYQLYEQSSAANREVAAHERHVSQSQDALKAKAREEKTWGNLKEQNYAAHQKENQAAEQSFFDDLAGSRYHRLGRTGDAQ, from the coding sequence GTGACACGATTCAATTTCCGATTCCAGAAAATTCTCGAACTAAAAGAAAACGAAACGCAGCTAGCCCAAGTCGAAATGGCCGAAGCGCTGAAAAAAGAGCAGGCGGTCCGCGAACAAAGCGAAGCCTTGCAAACGAAGATCATGGAAGCAGAAGAAATGAAAAAAGCAAAAGAACAAAAAGGCATCCCGATTTCTGAGCTGCGCATGCTCGAAGGCTATATTTACCAGCTGTATGAGCAGTCGTCCGCAGCGAACCGCGAAGTCGCGGCGCATGAGCGGCATGTCTCACAAAGCCAGGATGCCTTGAAAGCAAAAGCGCGCGAAGAGAAAACCTGGGGCAATTTGAAAGAACAAAACTATGCCGCCCACCAAAAAGAGAACCAAGCGGCAGAGCAGAGCTTTTTCGATGACCTGGCAGGGAGCCGCTACCATCGCCTCGGCAGAACCGGTGATGCCCAGTGA
- a CDS encoding flagellar hook-length control protein FliK, with the protein MNALSSILMGSTAAPVVAKAAKAADPARQFEQLLMGLSAGSAEQPELEAAAEQLPDEELMALFGQLMGTPTEQLTEEQQALQYAIFQLTGDANGEQLQLAIEAYVADEEMQAELTALVKQLKSFITAAKEFAQPDGFSGVALKEMDLTEAAPDETLRPLIELAAQLTEETPSSEKVQLVKELMPVKPETRLPFAQTPAFLLRALTQESAPVDRTVEQQASDVQAMPAEELVPEAEAVQAAAPVKTEGQVQAAVLPAAFAEQKSVDAQVRQVPVQKLSETLAEWISSPARLAAGGNETRLRINIFPEHLGHLEILVSTASGKVSAQIIASHGAAKEAVELQLNQLRISLSQQGVEIDRLEVREDNGPSEFEQHKQQQSPFSNAPKDNISQHGGSGGEAVADDADMPPQRERETASANGQVDYSV; encoded by the coding sequence GTGAACGCCCTATCTTCTATCTTGATGGGAAGCACCGCTGCTCCTGTTGTTGCGAAAGCGGCGAAGGCTGCCGATCCGGCACGGCAATTTGAACAATTGCTGATGGGCTTGTCAGCGGGATCAGCAGAACAGCCGGAACTTGAAGCGGCCGCAGAACAATTGCCTGATGAAGAACTGATGGCGCTGTTCGGGCAATTGATGGGTACGCCGACAGAACAATTGACCGAAGAACAGCAAGCCTTGCAATACGCCATCTTCCAATTGACAGGAGATGCGAACGGAGAACAGCTGCAACTGGCCATTGAAGCCTATGTTGCCGATGAAGAAATGCAGGCGGAATTGACTGCACTGGTCAAACAATTGAAATCGTTTATAACAGCTGCTAAAGAATTCGCACAGCCCGATGGATTTTCGGGGGTCGCGCTAAAAGAAATGGACCTAACTGAGGCGGCACCGGATGAAACCTTGCGCCCGCTCATCGAACTGGCTGCGCAGTTGACAGAAGAAACGCCTTCTTCAGAAAAAGTGCAATTAGTAAAAGAACTCATGCCTGTTAAACCAGAAACGCGCCTGCCATTTGCGCAAACGCCCGCTTTCTTGCTTCGTGCCTTAACACAAGAAAGCGCTCCAGTTGATCGCACGGTGGAGCAACAAGCGTCTGATGTGCAAGCGATGCCTGCGGAAGAATTGGTTCCAGAAGCCGAGGCGGTTCAAGCCGCAGCGCCTGTGAAAACAGAAGGACAGGTGCAGGCCGCGGTGCTTCCGGCCGCATTCGCTGAACAAAAATCGGTGGATGCCCAGGTGCGGCAAGTGCCGGTGCAAAAACTTTCGGAAACACTCGCAGAATGGATCAGCTCTCCTGCGCGCCTCGCCGCTGGCGGCAATGAAACGCGCTTGCGCATCAATATTTTCCCTGAGCATCTCGGCCATTTAGAGATTTTGGTCAGTACAGCAAGCGGGAAAGTCAGCGCACAAATCATTGCGAGCCACGGGGCCGCAAAAGAAGCGGTCGAACTTCAATTAAATCAATTGCGCATTTCCTTGTCTCAGCAAGGTGTGGAAATCGATCGCTTGGAAGTGCGGGAAGACAACGGCCCATCCGAGTTCGAACAGCACAAACAGCAGCAATCGCCTTTCTCGAATGCACCGAAAGACAATATTAGCCAGCATGGCGGAAGCGGCGGTGAAGCTGTTGCGGATGATGCCGATATGCCGCCACAGCGCGAGCGTGAAACCGCATCAGCCAATGGCCAAGTGGATTATAGCGTTTAA
- a CDS encoding flagellar hook capping FlgD N-terminal domain-containing protein yields MNIAATGTTTAATQPAATTETTKPDALGQDAFLKILIAQLKYQDPMEPQKDAEFIGQMAQFSSLEQLTQLNKTMTGYAGEGGNASLADSAHLLGTEISWSANGESGTGIVQAVTMKNGEVMVELKDGETKIPLSAIERIEQQNDNQNEQAAEQA; encoded by the coding sequence ATGAATATCGCAGCAACAGGGACAACGACGGCGGCAACTCAACCGGCGGCTACGACAGAAACTACAAAGCCGGATGCTCTCGGGCAAGACGCTTTCCTGAAAATCCTCATCGCGCAGCTGAAATACCAGGATCCGATGGAACCACAGAAAGATGCAGAGTTTATCGGGCAGATGGCGCAGTTCAGCAGCCTTGAGCAATTGACTCAATTGAACAAGACGATGACAGGATACGCCGGAGAAGGCGGTAACGCATCGCTTGCAGATTCTGCTCATTTGCTCGGAACAGAAATCAGCTGGTCGGCGAATGGCGAGAGTGGTACCGGCATTGTCCAAGCCGTAACGATGAAAAATGGCGAAGTCATGGTCGAGCTGAAAGACGGGGAAACCAAAATCCCGCTATCGGCCATTGAACGGATCGAACAGCAAAACGACAATCAAAACGAACAGGCGGCCGAGCAAGCTTAA
- the flgF gene encoding flagellar basal-body rod protein FlgF, with protein MLRSMYSGVAGMKNFQVKLDVIGNNISNVNTIGFKKSSIQFQDLLSQTVSTSGANPMQVGLGSSAASLNINHSPGSAISTGVATDLSIMGDGFFVVQSPEDVNERYLTRAGSFTLDSDGLLTTAQGYNVLDTDGNPIQINPGSNFSIDRLGNIQQENGPTIQIGMFDIDNPASLEKVGGSMYKLGNQEAIANGDISDAGTINSQIGSGLLEMSNVDLTEEFTEMIIAQRGFQANSRTITTSDELLQEVVNLKR; from the coding sequence ATGTTGCGTTCTATGTACTCAGGGGTAGCCGGCATGAAAAACTTCCAGGTGAAATTGGATGTAATCGGGAACAATATTTCCAACGTCAACACGATCGGATTCAAGAAAAGCTCGATCCAGTTCCAGGATCTGCTGAGCCAAACCGTATCGACAAGCGGGGCAAACCCGATGCAGGTCGGTCTTGGCTCTAGCGCCGCTTCTCTTAACATCAACCACAGCCCAGGTTCTGCGATTTCGACTGGGGTAGCGACAGATTTAAGCATTATGGGCGACGGATTTTTCGTCGTGCAATCGCCAGAAGACGTGAATGAGCGTTATTTGACGCGTGCCGGCAGTTTTACTTTGGACTCAGATGGTCTCTTGACCACAGCGCAAGGATATAACGTGCTTGATACAGACGGAAACCCAATCCAAATCAACCCAGGCAGCAATTTCAGCATCGATCGCCTCGGCAATATCCAGCAAGAAAACGGCCCGACAATTCAAATCGGCATGTTTGATATCGATAACCCGGCAAGCCTCGAAAAAGTCGGGGGTTCGATGTATAAACTAGGGAACCAAGAAGCTATCGCAAACGGCGATATTTCAGATGCAGGAACAATCAATTCCCAAATCGGCTCCGGTTTACTCGAAATGTCCAACGTTGACCTTACGGAAGAGTTCACGGAAATGATTATCGCCCAGCGCGGCTTCCAGGCAAATTCACGGACCATCACGACTTCAGATGAACTGCTACAGGAAGTCGTGAACTTGAAACGATGA
- a CDS encoding flagellar FlbD family protein: MIRLTRLNRSEIVLNAVYIERIEAMPDTVITLTTGRKVHVLEPVQTVIGQVTAYYRDINILPKLHDAPMEE; the protein is encoded by the coding sequence ATGATTCGCTTAACGAGGCTGAACCGTTCTGAAATCGTCTTGAATGCGGTCTATATCGAACGGATTGAAGCGATGCCGGATACGGTCATTACACTGACAACCGGAAGGAAAGTCCATGTACTGGAGCCGGTGCAAACGGTGATCGGCCAAGTGACGGCTTACTACCGGGACATCAACATCCTTCCGAAATTGCACGACGCACCTATGGAAGAGTAA
- the fliM gene encoding flagellar motor switch protein FliM, giving the protein MEPNFSEKDAEDLSNKNIHTYDFKKALRFSQDQIRTLSRIHENFARLLTSYFSAQLRTYVQITTEKVEQVAYTDFLQQIEKKSILGVFEAQPLTGSMVMKFSPEVAYVMFDRLLGGQGNVVQRSSDLTEIEISVINRIFNQSLGCFQEAWTSVIELSAELKEVEVNPQFLPMASPNETVIIVNLVAKIGDTEGKIQLCLPHLVLEHVLPKLSARHWLASQKKAIEHEEVEALEKRLHGTKMDIAAVLGEVTVDIKDFLDLKEGDVLRLNESVDAPVKLYVDQKQKFLAQPGTSKGRLAVQITGLCGEGEFYDEG; this is encoded by the coding sequence ATGGAACCTAATTTTTCAGAAAAGGATGCGGAGGATTTGAGCAACAAGAATATTCATACCTACGATTTCAAGAAAGCTTTGCGGTTTTCACAAGATCAGATCCGGACATTGTCCCGTATCCATGAAAATTTCGCGCGATTATTGACCTCTTACTTTTCGGCGCAGCTGCGCACCTACGTGCAAATCACGACGGAAAAAGTAGAGCAAGTCGCGTATACGGATTTTCTTCAGCAAATCGAAAAAAAGTCGATTCTTGGGGTCTTTGAAGCCCAACCATTGACAGGCAGCATGGTGATGAAATTTTCGCCGGAAGTGGCTTATGTCATGTTCGACCGCCTGCTTGGCGGGCAAGGAAACGTCGTGCAGCGGTCGAGCGATTTGACTGAAATCGAGATCAGCGTCATCAACCGAATCTTCAACCAGTCATTGGGCTGCTTTCAGGAAGCTTGGACCTCTGTAATAGAATTATCGGCAGAATTAAAAGAAGTTGAAGTAAATCCGCAATTTTTACCGATGGCTTCGCCGAACGAAACTGTCATTATCGTCAATTTGGTGGCCAAGATCGGCGACACGGAAGGGAAAATTCAATTATGCTTGCCGCATTTGGTGCTCGAGCATGTCTTGCCGAAATTATCGGCCCGCCATTGGCTCGCCAGCCAGAAAAAAGCGATTGAACACGAGGAAGTGGAAGCCTTAGAAAAACGCCTCCATGGAACGAAGATGGACATTGCTGCGGTTCTCGGAGAAGTGACGGTCGATATTAAGGATTTTCTGGATTTAAAAGAAGGCGATGTTCTCCGTTTGAATGAATCGGTGGATGCGCCGGTCAAACTGTATGTGGACCAAAAGCAGAAATTCCTGGCACAGCCTGGGACTTCGAAAGGCCGGTTAGCGGTCCAAATTACCGGCTTGTGCGGGGAA